DNA from Sulfitobacter albidus:
CAGCGTCTGCGCGCCCAGATCGAGCATTTGTTTGATGATGACCGTATCGCCCACGGGCACGCGCACCACCGGGTGCGCGGGTGTGCCTGCCAGCACTTGCAGTGCGTTGAGCGTGGCGCGGTAATCCTGCGGCCCGTGTTCTCCGTCGATGACCAGCCAGTCGAAACCGGCGTGGCCCATCAGCTCGGTCGTGAAACCGGTCGGGATGCCGAGCCAGCAGCCGAATTGAATCTCGCCGTCAGCGAGCGCTTTCTTGAAGGGGTTGATCGGTGCCGGCATGGGTCTGGTCCTCGTCCTGTTCGACGGGACTTTGCGCCACGGGCGCGTCTTTGACCAGTGCTTGTGTGGCCGTGGCGGCGCGGGCGAGCCGGGCGCGCAGGGCGGCGGCACGGGTCGCCGTGCGGCCTGTGGTTTGCAGCGGGGCCGTCGCCCGTGCGATGCCCGCAGCGCCGGGCGCCTGCACGACTCCCTCACGCAGCAGCGAAGAGAAAAGCGCGTTGGCCTGCGCCGGTGTCAGACCCAGATGCCGCGCCAGCATCGCGGGGCTTGACCGCCCCTGCGCCCGCACGATCAGCGTGGCCCAGGCCCGCGCCGTGGGCGGGATCGCCGGTGCCGCGACCGCCGCCGCACGCACCCGTGCGAACGGCACCAGTGCGCTGCCCGCCAGCGCCCCCAAACCGGCAAGAAAGCTGCGGCGCCTCATCTCACAGCACCTTGATCACGTCTTTGTCGATGGCCAGCATATAGCCGCGCCGCGCGATGTTCTTGACCAGCAATTCCGCCACGATCTGATTGCCCAAAGTATCGCGCAGGCGTTTGATGCGTGTCGCCCCTGCGGCCTCCTCGCAATCCACTGCCGCGCGGCCGGAGATCACCGCTTCGATCTCGCTGCCCGACATCACGTCATCGTCCATGCGCGCCTCGGCCAAAACCGCCAGCGTCTCCATCGCCGCATCGGTCAGTTTGAAGCCAAGGTTGTTGAGGTAAACCTTGTTCTCCTCGCGGCTGATCAGAAGGGAGTTCACCTGTATCCCCGCGCGTTCAATCTGCGCCATGCGGCGGTTAAAGCCGATCAGCATCACCAGAAACACGACCGCCGCCACCAGCATAGCCGCGGCAAAGACCAGCAAAACAGTGACCAGAAGCCGGTAATTCGTCAGCGTGTCGGAAAACGCGGTGCCCGATTGCGCCAGGATCTCCAGGAGCTTGATCTCGGCGGCGGAGGTCAGATCGTCGTTTTCGATAAAGATCCGTTCGACCCGCGCATTGAACGCATTGGCGTCGGGCAGGGCCAGAAACATCACGACTGCGCCCACCAGCAACAGGGCAACCACGGCGCCGATCCCGACGCCCACGATCCGCCCGCCCGAGCGGCGGATATCAGAAGCGGAGGAAATTTGATCCGGCACTGTCTCTCCTTTGCTCAAGACCTTCGGGGCCAAAGACCGACACGACATTCAGCAGCGTCCAGCCGCGCGCGCCCAGACGGCGCGCCAACTCGTCCCGCGCGGCATTGCGTGAGCAGTCGCCGCGCAGCTCGGCCACACCGTAGTGCAGCCGCAGCGGATTGTCCTGTTTCGCCTTATAGTCGGCGTAGCAATCGGCCGCCTGCGCGGGCAGGGCCAGCGTGCCGATCAGCGTGAGGGAAAGAAGAAGGTGTTTCATGTCCCCTTGATGCGTTGGGACGCGGGGATATTCAATATCCCACGCCGCGCGGCGTGGCTGTTATCCGATAGCACCGCGCTGTTATTGCCTGTCTCGCAGACCGATGCCCATCCTGATCCCATCTTGCTGCCCGGTGTCTGTGCCCGGGTCGGCGCCCACAGAAAAAGGATCAGACCCATGCGACTTGCCCTCTCCTCCCGCTTTCTCAGCACACTTGCCGCGACGGCGCTGGCCCTGACCGCCTTTACCGCCGCGCCGGCCTATGCCGATGACGACCGCACGGCACGGGCACTCGCCACGATCCTTGGCCTCGCCATCGTGGGGAAGATCATCCACGACGAGCGCAAGGATGACAAAGAGAAGCGCAAGGCGCGCCAGCAGGTCTACAAGCCGCAGGCGCATACGCACCGCCACGGGCATCTCACCCATCGCCATCACGACGGGCAGGTGCGGCACTCGCATCGCTCGCACCAGCCCAAGCCGCGCCCTTTGCCGCGTCGCGTGGACCGCAAGCAACTGCCCAAGCATTGCTTTCGCAGCTACGACACCCGGCAGGGCACGGCCTATATGTTCGGGCGCCGCTGCCTTGAACGGTCCTATCAGTTCGTGAACCGCCTGCCGCAGGCCTGCGCCCAGCGCATCCGCACCTACGACGGTAAACGCCGCGGCTACAACGCGCGCTGCCTGCGCCGCAACGGATACAGCCTCGCACGGGGCTGAGGGATCCGGCGCCAACGGGGGTATCACCACCCCGGCGCCGGCGGGCCGCGGCATGTCCCTGTCGCGGTCCATCAGGGGAGGGGGAGGCGTTCGGGCGCTTCCCCCTTTTCGCTTGTGCTGTGCCGGTCGATCCGGTTTTTCAGGGGCATGACACCTGATTACTCATTCGAGGCCGCCGCCCGGGCCCAGGGCTATCTGCGCATCGCCGGCGTGGATGAGGTGGGGCGCGGGCCACTGGCCGGTCCCGTCACCGCCGCCGCCGTTGTGCTGGATCCGGCGCGCATCCCCGAAGGCCTCAACGACAGTAAGAAACTGACCAAGCGGCGGCGCGAGGCGCTGTATGAGCAGATCCTCGCGCTGGCGGACGTCAGCGTCGCCCATGCCAGCGTCGAAGAGATCGACGCGCACAACATCCTGCGTGCCAGCCACATCGCCATGGTGCGCGCGATTCAAGGTCTGGCCACGCCGCCAGACTACGTGCTGATCGACGGCAATATGATCCCCCGGGGATTATCCCTTCCGGCGGAAACAATCGTGAAGGGCGATGCGCGGTCGGTGTCCATTTCGGCGGCCTCAATTATGGCCAAAATACGGCGCGATTGTGTCATGTTGTCCCTTGCGCAACAGCACCCCGGCTACGGCTGGGACACCAACATGGGTTATGGATCAAAAAGCCACATGTCTGCGCTGCAAAATCTTGGCGTGACCCCACACCATAGACGTAGCTTCAGGCCCATCCACAATATCTTGTGGCAAGAATAATTACTAAATTTCTGTTTCAAAAAACGAATTGACCGGGAATCACCCCCCGGTCATCTTGGTCGTCAACCAATGAGTGCACAAATGCACCGGGGCAGAGGCAGAGCATGAAGACCAAGACGAGCGCAGCGGAAACGCTGCCCCTGAACACGATCCTGAGCGGCGATTGTATCGAAGCGATGAACAGTCTGCCGGAGGCAAGCGTTGATCTGATCTTCGCCGATCCGCCCTATAACTTGCAGCTGCGCGGCGATCTGCATCGTCCCGACAACTCCAAGGTCGACGCCGTCGACAACGACTGGGATCAGTTCTCCAGCTTCAAGGCCTACGATGATTTTACCCGCGCCTGGCTCAAGGCCGCCCGGCGGCTCTTGAAACCCAACGGCGCGATCTGGGTGATCGGCAGCTATCACAACATCTTTCGCGTCGGTGCCGCATTGCAGGATCAGGGGTTCTGGATCCTCAACGACGTGGTCTGGCGCAAATCGAACCCGATGCCGAATTTTCGTGGCAAGCGCTTTACCAATGCCCATGAGACGATGATCTGGGCGGGTAAGGACGAGTCGAGCAAATACACCTTCAACTACGAAGCGCTCAAGGCGCTGAACGAAGGCATCCAGATGCGCAGTGACTGGGTTCTCCCGATCTGCAACGGCCACGAGCGACTCAAGGACGAGCATGGCGACAAGGCGCACCCGACGCAAAAACCCGTGAGCCTGCTGCACCGGGTGCTGGTCGGATCGACCAACCCCGGTGATGTCGTGCTCGACCCATTCTTTGGTACCGGCACTACGGGTGCCGTGGCCAAGATGCTGGGCCGCGACTGGATCGGGATCGAGCGTGAGGAAGCCTACCGCAAGGTTGCCACCAAGCGCATCGCCGACACCCGCAAATTCGATAGCGAGGCGCTGCAAACCACAACCTCGAAACGCGCAGAGCCGCGCGTGCCTTTTGGCCAGCTGGTCGAACGCGGCATGCTGCGCCCGGGCGAAAACCTCTATTCGATGAACAACCGCCACAAGGCGAAGGTCCGTGCCGATGGCACGCTGATCGGCGACGATGTGAAAGGATCGATCCACCAGGTCGGTGCCGCCCTCGAAGGCGCGCCAAGCTGCAACGGCTGGACCTACTGGTGCTATAAGAAAGAAGGCAAACGCGTGCCCATCGACGTTCTGCGCCAGCAAATCAGGGCCGAGATGCAGAACTGATCCCCACCGACATTCGAACACCGCCAGTGTCACTGCGCCCTCCACATGAGGGACCGCATCGATGACACTCACCTTGGCCCCGCCTTTTTGGCGGGGCCCTTTTTTTTTGCGTCAACTGATGCGTGGGCGGCGTTTCGGGCGGCGCTGCATCGCCTGTTGCACGTATTGTGTCCCGAATTCCGATTTGTTCACGACATAGAGCACACCCGCGCTTGCCGCCTTCTCCCACATGAAGGGGGTGGGCCAGTCGCTGACCATGATCACGGGGATCTGCGCCAACCGGGGGTCTGACGCCAGCTCAAGCGCGAAATTCGCGCCGATGCCGTCGGGCAGGTTGTTGTCGAGCAGGATGAGGCTGATCTGCCCCTCGGCCAATGCCTCGCGCGCGGATTGCAGCGTTGCGGCGACCTTCACGCCCATGCGCTGGGCAGATTTGGCGATCACACGGGTCATCATCAGCTGATCGAATCGGCTGTCCTCGACGATCAGGCAAGTCGGATCAAGTGTTCGGGTCTGTTGGTGGGTCTGGTGTTGCATGCGGTCTCCCTCACCTCGACATGCCACTCCTATGCCCCACGCACGTTAAGAAGTGTTTAGCGCGGAGGCGGATTGGCGGCCGCGTTGTAGGCGCTCCAATCGCTGATCTCGGGGTAGTAACGCTTGCGCCATTCGCGCACACGCGGGTTCATCACCCGCCGCCACAGCGGGGGCACCAACGCCAGCATCGTCATCACCGGATAGCCGTGGGGCAGCTGCGGCGCCTCATCGGGGCCGTAGGTCTGCAGCACGGCGAAACGGCGGTCGGGTTTGTAGTGGTGATCGGAATGGCGCTGCAGATTGATCAGCAGCCAGTTCGAGGCCTTTTGCGCGGCGTTCCACGAATGGCGGGGCAGCACGTGTTCGTATTTGCCGTCGCCCAGATGTTTGCGGGTCAGCCCGTAGTGTTCGATGTAGTTGACCAGCTCCAGCTGCCAGATCGCGACGCCGGCCTGCACCAGAAACAGCCCGACACCCGTCCAGCCGCCAAGGGAGAACGCAATCACAAAGAACGCCGCTTGCAGCGCCCAGTAGCGCCAGAAGGGATTGCTGCGGTCGGTCCAAGGCTTGTTCTTGCGCGCCAGCATCGCGGCCTCGGCGTCAAAGGCGGATTGCCAGCATTGGCGCAGAACGCGGGGGTAGAACCGGTGGAACCCCTCGTTATAGCGCGCCGTCACCGGATCGCGCGGCGTGGCGACATAGCGGTGATGCACCAACAGATGTTCGGACCGGAAATGCGAATACAGCACCATCGCCAGCAGGATATCGGCAAACCACCGCTCCATCTTGTTGCGCTGGTGCATCAGCTCGTGGGAATAGTTGATGCCCACCGTGCCGGTGATCACACCGACGCCGAAGAAGACGCCGACCTTCTCCCATCCGATCAGATGGGCCGCCTGCGGCACGTACCACAGCAGGCTGATCAGCAGCGCGAATTGCACGGGCACCCAGATTGTCGTGATGGCGCGATACCAAAACAGATCATCTTCGGTCGCCGAGAGATCCGCGTTTTCGGTGTTCAGCCCCAATGCCGCATCCAGCGCGGTGAACAGATACCACGTCACGACCGGCACGATTGCAATCGCCCACCCGCCGTAGAGGGCGGCGATCCACGCCAGCGGCACCAGCCCCAGCGATAGCCAGAACGGCAAGGCGCGGCTGAACTTCGAAAGCTCTGCGGGGGCAAGGGGCGTGGTCGCGTCAGTCATGGGGTCGTCCGTCGTTGGCTACAGACGCAGCCATAGCACAGATTTGCACCCTGCAATATGTGGCGCTGCGTCACTGCGCCAGATCAAAGGCCTTGCGCATCACGGTGGGCAGATCGGCGGGGCCGAATTCGGCCCGCGTGCGAAAGCTGCCACGGGTGGGGGTACAGTCCGCAGGAAGATCGGCGCGCATGACGCGCAGGATCAGGTGGAAATGCGTGAAGGTATGGCGCACCTCGCCGGGCAATTCTGTCCAGTCGCCGGGGGCGGGCGGCGTGGCTTCGGGGGCGTCCCCTTCGGCCCATTCCGATCCGGGCCAGCCCAGCATGCCGCCCAACAGCCCCCGCTCGGGCCGCGTCTCAAGCAGCCATGCGCCATCGGCGCGGCGCCCGAGGTAGACGGTGCCGTAGCGGGTTGGCTTGGCCTTCTTGGGCAATTTGCGCGGCAGATCCGCCGCCGTGCCCGCCACGCGCGCCGCGCAGGGATCGCGCCACGGGCAGATCCCGCAGGCCGGGTTGCGCGGGGTGCAGATCGTGGCGCCGAGGTCCATCACGGCTTGGGCGTAATCTCCGGGCCGTGTGGCTGGCGTCAGAGCCTCGGCGCGGGCCATCAATTCGGGCTTGGCCGTGGGGAGAGGCGTGTGAATGTCGTGCAGCCGCGCCATCACCCGTTCCACATTCCCGTCGAGCACGGCGTGCGGCAGATCAAACGCGATGGAGGAGACGGCAGCGGCGGTATAGGGGCCGATCCCCGGAAGCTTGAGCAGCGCGGCGTGATCGGCGGGAAAGGCGCCGCCGTGATCGGCCACCACCGCGCGCGCGCACTTCAGCAGGTTGCGCGCCCGCGCGTAGTATCCCAGCCCGGCCCATTCGGCCATCACCGCCGCATCCTCGGCCGCGGCCAGATCGGCGACGGTCGGCCAGCGGGTGATGAAGCGGATGAAGTAATCCTTTACCGTGGCAACGGTCGTCTGTTGCAGCATGATCTCGCTCATCCAGACGGCGTAGGGGTCGGGCAGCGTGCCGCCCTTGCGCGCCTGCGGAGAAACACGCCACGGCATCTCACGAGCGTGGCGGTCGTACCACTCCAGCAGGATTACAGACATGTTATCTTTGTCACGCACAGTTTATGATCTCG
Protein-coding regions in this window:
- a CDS encoding alkane 1-monooxygenase, with amino-acid sequence MTDATTPLAPAELSKFSRALPFWLSLGLVPLAWIAALYGGWAIAIVPVVTWYLFTALDAALGLNTENADLSATEDDLFWYRAITTIWVPVQFALLISLLWYVPQAAHLIGWEKVGVFFGVGVITGTVGINYSHELMHQRNKMERWFADILLAMVLYSHFRSEHLLVHHRYVATPRDPVTARYNEGFHRFYPRVLRQCWQSAFDAEAAMLARKNKPWTDRSNPFWRYWALQAAFFVIAFSLGGWTGVGLFLVQAGVAIWQLELVNYIEHYGLTRKHLGDGKYEHVLPRHSWNAAQKASNWLLINLQRHSDHHYKPDRRFAVLQTYGPDEAPQLPHGYPVMTMLALVPPLWRRVMNPRVREWRKRYYPEISDWSAYNAAANPPPR
- a CDS encoding ribonuclease HII — protein: MTPDYSFEAAARAQGYLRIAGVDEVGRGPLAGPVTAAAVVLDPARIPEGLNDSKKLTKRRREALYEQILALADVSVAHASVEEIDAHNILRASHIAMVRAIQGLATPPDYVLIDGNMIPRGLSLPAETIVKGDARSVSISAASIMAKIRRDCVMLSLAQQHPGYGWDTNMGYGSKSHMSALQNLGVTPHHRRSFRPIHNILWQE
- a CDS encoding site-specific DNA-methyltransferase, producing MKTKTSAAETLPLNTILSGDCIEAMNSLPEASVDLIFADPPYNLQLRGDLHRPDNSKVDAVDNDWDQFSSFKAYDDFTRAWLKAARRLLKPNGAIWVIGSYHNIFRVGAALQDQGFWILNDVVWRKSNPMPNFRGKRFTNAHETMIWAGKDESSKYTFNYEALKALNEGIQMRSDWVLPICNGHERLKDEHGDKAHPTQKPVSLLHRVLVGSTNPGDVVLDPFFGTGTTGAVAKMLGRDWIGIEREEAYRKVATKRIADTRKFDSEALQTTTSKRAEPRVPFGQLVERGMLRPGENLYSMNNRHKAKVRADGTLIGDDVKGSIHQVGAALEGAPSCNGWTYWCYKKEGKRVPIDVLRQQIRAEMQN
- a CDS encoding response regulator; amino-acid sequence: MQHQTHQQTRTLDPTCLIVEDSRFDQLMMTRVIAKSAQRMGVKVAATLQSAREALAEGQISLILLDNNLPDGIGANFALELASDPRLAQIPVIMVSDWPTPFMWEKAASAGVLYVVNKSEFGTQYVQQAMQRRPKRRPRIS
- the mutY gene encoding A/G-specific adenine glycosylase, with the translated sequence MSVILLEWYDRHAREMPWRVSPQARKGGTLPDPYAVWMSEIMLQQTTVATVKDYFIRFITRWPTVADLAAAEDAAVMAEWAGLGYYARARNLLKCARAVVADHGGAFPADHAALLKLPGIGPYTAAAVSSIAFDLPHAVLDGNVERVMARLHDIHTPLPTAKPELMARAEALTPATRPGDYAQAVMDLGATICTPRNPACGICPWRDPCAARVAGTAADLPRKLPKKAKPTRYGTVYLGRRADGAWLLETRPERGLLGGMLGWPGSEWAEGDAPEATPPAPGDWTELPGEVRHTFTHFHLILRVMRADLPADCTPTRGSFRTRAEFGPADLPTVMRKAFDLAQ
- a CDS encoding winged helix-turn-helix domain-containing protein; translated protein: MRRSGGRIVGVGIGAVVALLLVGAVVMFLALPDANAFNARVERIFIENDDLTSAAEIKLLEILAQSGTAFSDTLTNYRLLVTVLLVFAAAMLVAAVVFLVMLIGFNRRMAQIERAGIQVNSLLISREENKVYLNNLGFKLTDAAMETLAVLAEARMDDDVMSGSEIEAVISGRAAVDCEEAAGATRIKRLRDTLGNQIVAELLVKNIARRGYMLAIDKDVIKVL